One window from the genome of Streptomyces sp. NBC_01476 encodes:
- a CDS encoding Lrp/AsnC family transcriptional regulator: MGIDALDGRLITLLDEEPRIGVLEASRRLGVARGTVQARLDRLQANGVVRGFGPQVDPAALGYPVTAFATLEIKQGQGADVRAHLVGVPEVLELHTTTGQGDMLCRLVARSNADLQRVIDRVVGFDGIVRAATAIVMENPVPLRIIPLVAQAAQDE, translated from the coding sequence ATGGGCATCGACGCGCTGGACGGCCGGCTGATCACCCTGCTGGACGAGGAGCCGAGGATCGGCGTACTGGAGGCGTCCCGGCGGCTCGGGGTGGCCCGCGGCACGGTGCAGGCACGGCTCGACCGGCTGCAGGCGAACGGTGTGGTGCGCGGTTTCGGCCCGCAGGTGGACCCGGCGGCGCTCGGCTACCCGGTGACCGCGTTCGCCACGCTGGAGATCAAGCAGGGCCAAGGCGCCGACGTACGGGCGCACTTGGTCGGTGTGCCGGAGGTGCTGGAACTCCACACCACGACCGGGCAGGGCGACATGCTCTGCCGCCTGGTGGCCCGCTCCAACGCGGATCTGCAGCGGGTCATCGACCGGGTCGTCGGCTTCGACGGCATCGTCCGCGCGGCCACCGCGATCGTGATGGAGAACCCGGTCCCCTTGCGGATCATCCCCCTGGTGGCCCAGGCGGCGCAGGACGAATAG
- a CDS encoding ArsR/SmtB family transcription factor, whose translation MPETPADEIRPHDTDRTAAAAGPAEPAAPPATDVTALADGDTVRRLDPRSLRALAHPLRMRLMSDLQEFGPATASKLADRLGESSGATSYHLRQLAAHGFVEDDPERGTGRERWWKAVHRGTRFDDVDQFLHHPDPGVRGALNTFMHELAVSHAEQLSTWLGTLHEWQEPWRSVGDMSNFSLRLTPELATELGRRMHDLIESYRHRVPEPPAGQHPRSPAADGTASVRIHFHAFPRRID comes from the coding sequence GTGCCCGAGACCCCGGCGGACGAGATCCGCCCCCACGACACCGACCGGACCGCGGCAGCCGCCGGACCCGCCGAGCCCGCGGCGCCCCCGGCCACCGACGTCACCGCCCTCGCCGACGGCGACACCGTGCGCCGCCTCGATCCCCGCTCACTGCGCGCGCTCGCCCACCCGCTGCGGATGCGGCTGATGTCCGACCTCCAGGAGTTCGGCCCCGCGACCGCCTCCAAGCTCGCCGACCGGCTCGGCGAATCCAGCGGCGCCACCAGCTACCACCTGCGGCAGCTCGCCGCCCACGGCTTCGTCGAAGACGACCCGGAGCGCGGCACCGGCCGCGAACGGTGGTGGAAGGCGGTGCACCGCGGCACCCGCTTCGACGACGTGGACCAGTTCCTGCACCACCCCGATCCCGGGGTCCGCGGCGCGCTGAACACCTTCATGCACGAACTGGCCGTCAGTCACGCGGAACAGCTCAGCACCTGGCTCGGCACCCTGCACGAGTGGCAGGAGCCGTGGCGGAGCGTCGGTGACATGAGCAACTTCAGCCTGCGGCTCACTCCGGAACTCGCCACCGAACTCGGCCGGCGGATGCACGACCTGATCGAGTCCTACCGCCACCGGGTGCCGGAACCGCCCGCCGGCCAGCACCCGCGCAGCCCCGCGGCGGACGGCACCGCCTCGGTCCGCATCCACTTCCACGCCTTCCCGCGCCGTATCGACTGA
- a CDS encoding MFS transporter, with translation MSTSAIPASPAGRDRRPLGVLLAANVVSITGSMLTLVAVPWFVLDTTGSPARAGLVAFAGTLPVVIAALLGGPLIDRLGFTLTSVVSDAVCAVATAAVPLLHMAGGLSYGWLLALVAVNGLFHAPGETAREVLMPRLADRAGTTIQRASSAYEGASRGARMLGAPLAGVLIAAIGAADVLLLDAVSFAVSALLIGFGVHHGGRERAEGVSRRRPTFAGYRAELREGYAYLVAARLLFAVVLMVMVTNALDQAWSAVLLPVDARENLGGSVSVGVISGTFGAAALAGSLLYGVFGVGHRLPQRGLFIGAFIVCGFPRTAVAALVPGLTPIVVTCAVCGLAAGVLNPIIGTEMVRLVPERLRSRVFGAVSSGVLVAVPMGGLLGGYLVQYAGLTAAMAAVSVTYLLTTLSPLVLPAFRRWETAAEPPARALRAEPAPADS, from the coding sequence ATGAGTACGTCCGCCATACCCGCGTCACCCGCCGGCCGGGACCGCCGCCCGCTCGGGGTGCTGCTGGCCGCCAACGTCGTCTCCATCACGGGCAGCATGCTGACCCTGGTCGCGGTGCCGTGGTTCGTCCTGGACACCACCGGGAGCCCGGCCCGGGCCGGCCTGGTCGCCTTCGCCGGCACCCTGCCGGTGGTGATCGCCGCGCTGCTCGGCGGCCCGCTGATCGACCGGCTCGGCTTCACCCTCACCAGCGTGGTCTCCGACGCGGTCTGCGCGGTCGCCACCGCCGCGGTGCCGCTGCTGCACATGGCCGGCGGCCTCTCCTACGGATGGCTGCTCGCGCTCGTCGCGGTCAACGGCCTCTTCCACGCACCCGGCGAGACCGCCCGTGAAGTGCTGATGCCGCGCCTCGCCGACCGGGCCGGGACCACGATCCAGCGGGCGTCGAGCGCGTACGAGGGCGCCTCGCGCGGCGCCCGGATGCTCGGCGCACCGCTCGCCGGTGTGCTGATCGCCGCGATCGGCGCCGCCGACGTCCTGCTGCTCGACGCGGTCTCCTTCGCGGTGTCCGCGCTGCTGATCGGCTTCGGGGTGCACCACGGCGGCCGGGAGCGGGCCGAGGGCGTCTCCCGGCGGCGGCCGACCTTCGCCGGCTACCGGGCCGAACTGCGCGAGGGGTACGCGTATCTGGTCGCGGCCCGGCTGCTCTTCGCGGTGGTGCTGATGGTGATGGTGACCAACGCGCTCGACCAGGCGTGGTCGGCGGTGCTGCTGCCGGTCGACGCCCGGGAGAACCTGGGCGGTTCGGTGAGCGTCGGCGTGATCTCCGGGACGTTCGGGGCCGCCGCGCTGGCCGGCTCGCTGCTCTACGGGGTGTTCGGGGTCGGCCACCGGCTGCCGCAGCGCGGGCTGTTCATCGGGGCCTTCATCGTCTGCGGCTTCCCCCGCACCGCGGTGGCCGCGCTGGTGCCCGGGCTCACCCCGATCGTGGTCACCTGCGCGGTGTGCGGGCTCGCGGCGGGGGTGCTCAACCCGATCATCGGCACCGAGATGGTGCGGCTGGTGCCGGAACGGCTGCGCAGCCGGGTGTTCGGTGCGGTGAGCTCGGGGGTGCTGGTGGCGGTGCCGATGGGCGGGCTGCTCGGCGGGTATCTGGTGCAGTACGCCGGGCTGACCGCGGCGATGGCCGCGGTCAGCGTGACGTATCTGCTGACGACGCTGAGCCCGCTGGTGCTGCCGGCCTTCCGGCGGTGGGAGACGGCGGCCGAGCCGCCGGCCAGGGCGCTGCGCGCCGAACCCGCGCCGGCGGATTCGTGA